The following are encoded together in the Campylobacter devanensis genome:
- the purE gene encoding 5-(carboxyamino)imidazole ribonucleotide mutase, translating to MKFVSIIMGSKSDYEIVSETAKILEEFDVKYEMIISSAHRSPTRTHQYVQDADARGAAVFICAAGMAAHLAGAVAAYSLKPVIGVPMGGSAVNGVDALYSTVQMPAGMPVATLAIGKAGAKNAAYLAMQILALSDENLALKLKEDREKQAKSLEMDSKKIEVLLGGAK from the coding sequence CGACTACGAGATTGTAAGCGAAACAGCTAAAATCTTAGAAGAATTTGATGTAAAATATGAGATGATTATCAGTTCAGCTCACAGAAGCCCAACTAGAACTCATCAATATGTCCAAGATGCCGATGCTAGAGGCGCAGCAGTATTTATCTGTGCAGCGGGTATGGCAGCTCATTTAGCCGGTGCAGTTGCTGCTTATAGTCTAAAGCCAGTGATTGGTGTGCCAATGGGAGGTTCAGCAGTAAATGGCGTAGATGCGCTATATTCAACTGTTCAAATGCCAGCTGGTATGCCAGTAGCAACTCTAGCAATTGGCAAGGCTGGAGCTAAAAATGCAGCATATTTAGCAATGCAAATTTTAGCTCTAAGTGATGAAAATTTGGCTTTAAAACTAAAAGAAGATAGAGAAAAACAGGCTAAATCACTTGAAATGGATTCTAAAAAAATCGAAGTTTTATTAGGTGGTGCTAAATGA
- a CDS encoding DUF3972 domain-containing protein, giving the protein MKTYLAIDEFCQLVHLKREVVDGMIERGALNTKIDNDIIYIEANEGTMSVVPAHNGEIVASTEQHTLPGESFVEKTIGTILNLHEKVLDAKDETLDVLRNENQFLKEALYSMQELYDEDRKTVETLTTQLKNAQEEVEFLKRKYKLMWNKAIENFNNKGNS; this is encoded by the coding sequence ATGAAAACATATCTAGCCATTGATGAGTTTTGTCAGCTAGTACATCTAAAGCGTGAAGTTGTTGATGGTATGATTGAGCGTGGTGCATTAAATACAAAAATAGATAATGATATAATATATATAGAGGCTAATGAAGGCACAATGAGTGTTGTACCAGCGCACAATGGTGAGATAGTTGCTAGTACTGAGCAACATACTTTACCAGGTGAGAGCTTTGTCGAAAAGACAATTGGAACGATTTTAAATTTACACGAAAAAGTCCTAGATGCTAAAGATGAAACATTAGATGTGCTTAGAAATGAAAATCAATTTTTAAAAGAAGCGCTTTATTCTATGCAAGAGTTATATGATGAGGATAGAAAGACGGTTGAGACGCTTACTACTCAGCTTAAAAATGCTCAAGAAGAGGTTGAATTTTTAAAGCGTAAATATAAGTTGATGTGGAATAAGGCCATAGAGAATTTTAATAATAAAGGAAATTCATGA
- the glyQ gene encoding glycine--tRNA ligase subunit alpha — protein MTFSQIILTLQQYWNEQGCIVVQPYDMPAGAGTYHQATFLRSLGDKPWNVAYVAPSRRPTDGRYGENPNRLGSYYQFQVIMKPSPKNIQELYLKSLERLGLDLKKHDIRFVEDNWESPTLGAWGLGWEVWLDGMEVTQFTYFQQVGGIPCELISAEVTYGIERLAMYLQDKDSVYDIIWDDHDGNIVTYGDVHKQGEFEFSKYNFEIADTTKLFEWFESYSNECKAILEHGLALPAYDYCMLAAHTFNVLDARGAISVTQRQDYILKIRELAKGCALAYKESLK, from the coding sequence ATGACATTTAGTCAGATAATTTTAACCTTGCAACAATACTGGAATGAGCAAGGCTGTATTGTCGTTCAACCATACGATATGCCAGCTGGCGCTGGAACCTATCACCAAGCAACATTTTTACGTTCATTAGGTGATAAACCATGGAATGTAGCCTATGTAGCTCCATCTCGCCGTCCAACAGATGGTAGATATGGCGAAAATCCAAATAGACTTGGAAGCTACTATCAGTTTCAAGTAATAATGAAACCAAGTCCAAAAAATATTCAAGAGCTATATTTAAAAAGCCTTGAAAGACTTGGCCTTGATCTTAAAAAGCATGATATAAGATTTGTAGAAGACAACTGGGAGAGCCCAACTCTTGGTGCGTGGGGTTTAGGTTGGGAAGTTTGGTTAGATGGTATGGAAGTAACTCAATTTACATATTTTCAACAAGTCGGCGGAATTCCGTGCGAATTAATAAGCGCTGAAGTAACATATGGAATTGAACGCTTAGCTATGTATTTGCAAGATAAAGATAGCGTATATGATATCATATGGGATGATCATGATGGCAATATAGTAACATATGGCGATGTGCATAAGCAAGGTGAATTTGAATTTAGCAAATATAATTTTGAAATAGCTGATACTACTAAATTATTTGAGTGGTTTGAATCTTACTCTAATGAGTGTAAGGCGATTTTAGAGCATGGATTAGCACTTCCAGCATATGATTATTGTATGCTTGCAGCGCATACATTTAATGTACTTGATGCACGTGGAGCAATTAGCGTTACACAAAGGCAAGACTATATTTTAAAAATTAGAGAACTAGCTAAAGGCTGCGCATTAGCTTATAAAGAGAGTTTAAAATAG
- a CDS encoding Nif3-like dinuclear metal center hexameric protein yields the protein MKISEIYAMLDSIAPFDLQESWDNSGLIIGSMNDEFDSITLSLDLDSSLIAHAKPRTLFITHHPLIFKGLKSINSSEYPANLIKDMIKKDISLISMHTNYDKVVLNKFVLSEVLGYKNYEQDSEFVFKFEVNKSFEEFVTDIKSKLNLTTIRVVKGCDFIKTAAICTGSGSELIGSFKADCFLSGDFKYHTALQSYENSLSLIDINHFESERYFGESLALNLQKFKVFATITNSINPFEYR from the coding sequence GTGAAAATATCTGAAATTTATGCTATGCTTGATAGCATAGCGCCATTTGATTTACAAGAGAGTTGGGATAATTCTGGACTTATAATAGGTAGTATGAATGATGAGTTTGATAGTATTACTTTAAGTCTTGATTTAGATAGTTCACTTATAGCTCATGCTAAGCCTAGAACACTTTTTATAACACATCATCCGTTAATTTTTAAAGGTTTAAAAAGCATTAATAGCAGTGAATATCCAGCAAATTTAATCAAAGATATGATTAAAAAGGATATTAGCTTAATCTCTATGCATACTAATTATGATAAAGTGGTTTTGAATAAATTTGTATTAAGTGAGGTTTTAGGCTATAAAAATTATGAACAAGATAGTGAATTTGTGTTTAAATTTGAGGTAAATAAGAGCTTTGAAGAGTTTGTAACTGATATAAAATCCAAATTAAATTTAACTACTATAAGAGTAGTTAAAGGATGTGATTTTATCAAAACAGCAGCCATTTGTACTGGAAGTGGAAGTGAGCTAATTGGTAGTTTTAAAGCCGATTGTTTTTTAAGCGGAGATTTTAAATATCATACAGCACTTCAATCTTATGAAAATTCACTTAGTTTGATTGATATTAATCATTTTGAAAGTGAGCGGTATTTTGGGGAGTCTTTGGCGCTAAACTTGCAAAAGTTTAAAGTTTTTGCTACAATCACAAATTCAATAAACCCATTTGAATATAGATAA